The Setaria viridis chromosome 2, Setaria_viridis_v4.0, whole genome shotgun sequence DNA window CTTATCAAGTGATCGATCATGCAGTCATTCCTACCAAGGCTGTGCTAGTTTCTATTACTGCATTTTGTGTTAGAGAAGACTATAACTACATCCATAATGGATATTAACACTATCATGCTTGCACATTTCACTTGGGTTTGGGTAACGCGGCTAACGCCATGTCGGCATCTCAATGATTTGGGAAACGTTCCTGTATGTAATCAAGTACCAAGTATATAAATGCATCGTTGGTGAATGATGCCTACTTGCCCACAAactgatgtactccctccgttccaaattataaatcattccaactttcttggagagtcaaagcatctcaagtttgaccaaatttatataataaagtgctaacattcatgatatcaaataggtatcattggtttcttcattaaatatattttcatagtatatctattcggtgccataaacttttataattttctctataattttggtcaaacataaaaatgtttgactctccaagaaagttggaatgacttataatttgaaacggagggagtacatttctTTTACAATCCGAAAGGCCATTTGTATTCTTTTCAAGAAAAGTACGCACGTGTTATATATTACCACAATTTAACTGAAATGTGTCTAAACAAGCATCTCCTGAGTATTTCAGGATTGAAAATCAATACCCTTACAGTACTAAACTTGATAGATTGTACActtccaaggaaaaaaaaagaaaaggcatatTTCAGTCCATTTTAGAGTAACAAAGGTCAAATTAAAGGCGTTGGTGATGCTCCAAGCCCTGCAACTTTCAGTCTCCTGTCTTCGTATTGTGCACTTGAAAATAGCGTGTCTACTGCAGGTGGTACTAAAGCACTACGGAGGGGACGCAAAGCTCCGTTTTAATTAGGAAGAGAACTGGTCTTATGTTCAGATAAGATTAATGtttaaattagaaaaaataacaTGGGGTCCATAGCTCAGTGGTAGAGCAATTGACTGCAGATCAATAGGTCACCGGTTCGAACCCGGTTGGGccctatttttttttatgaatatCGTTTTCTCGCGcaatttatttaatttataaaaagAAAACCCCTGTGCTACCAAAACCACGTCCGTTTTCAAATGCCccgttttaactttttaagatttatagactttgttatgcacttagatatacactatgtctagatgcataataacatctatatatttagaaaagctaaaacgacctgtaatttgagatggagggagtacttagaTACACCTAAAGTGGAAAGAGCTATGAAACTTTTGTTATTCATGACCAAACATTTAAAAATGTTATATTCCTGTAATTGTTTGCACATCCGTTTGTAACAGATTTGTAACACGCCTGAATTGTCTGTAACTGTTTACGAGATCTGCTTCACTTTTCATATCCTTAAATAAAACAATCCTCAAATTGAAAACACAAGGATATCATATTACATGTGAAACCTGTTATCACAACAATATTGGCTGGATTCCATTCTACTTCTCGTTTGATTGCAAAAATATGAATGTTATAGCTTATAAACAAAGTTACATCTCTAAAACAGATACAGATTCAAAGAATTCTCGTATTCAGCGGCCTTCTCCCACTGCTTCAAAGCAGTTGTTAGCAAGGAGAAACTCTGTATCACTATCGAACAATTATTTGCATGCAGATGCAGCCCCTGGTCACGCCATCACCTGCCGATAAACCCAAGCTGATGAAAGATGAAGGCCAGGATCAGCATGACAATAGCAAGGATCAAGCCTCGCCGCCCTAAGAGCCAGTTCTTTGTCTTCTTGGCAACTTCTACCCCTTTCTGTGCTCgctccatccatctcatctgaATGCAAAGACAAGCACACGGTTAATGACCGAAGCAGTAAGATTCAAGGCTACAATTTAATAAACTAAGATCGTGACCAGAAAGTTGTAGCCAAAATGAAAATAGGTTTCTTACCATTCTATCCAAATCCTCCGGAGATAATGAGGACATGGCTTGTTGAGCTTTTGCAGCATCCTCCTTTGACAGCTTCATTCCAAACTGCTCGCTCATGTTTGCCATCATCTCAGGGCTCATGTTCTTCATCATGTTTGCCATCATCtgttaaataagaaaaaggaCCAAGAGATGTTAAAACTCAAACAAGAATTTTCCTGGCATCATGATTTGAAACATAATTTCCTCTGGCTAAGGATTTCTTACCTGCCGCGTTGCAGGGTCTTTCATAGAATTTCTCATGGTTTCCTGCATATCAGCTGTAGAAGGTGGAAGACTAGAAGACGACTGGCCCATCCTTTGGTCGTTTGATAGTTCGACAGGGCTCTCCTGAATAGTTTGAGATGATGATCCAAGGGGGGAATTACTAGTTGTGGCTCTCGATGAAGGTTGGAAGTTATTCTCTGACCTCCTGGGGGTACCACCAGGCCCACCCATCTGAGAAGCAAAATTCATCATATTCTGTAGTTCATCAGGAGGCATCTTACCAATCATATCAGATGCCATCTTAATCATATCAGGAGACATTTCTGGCATATTGGATCCCAGATTTGGACCAACGGAGCTAGTGCCATTCATTGAAGAAGCAACTTCGAACATTTTCTGAAGTTCTTCTGGTTTCATTGTGCCAATCATATCAGTGGCAGTTTTTATAAGTTCTGGTGACATTCCTTCCATTCCTAACTTCGATAAGCCTTCAGGATTGCTCTTGGACACATAATTTTGGGATGGCCTGATATAATTCACCATGGTTATCAATCATCATACGGAACATTATTCAAATAGTACGGTATAAACATCTGTAAATAAATATTAAAAGGATTCATGGATAGAACCCAAATGCAAGATTCATGTTAAAGATTATAGCAACAGAGTTTAAGCTTTTTAAATCAGGTGTGAAGCTATTGTGTTAGGCATAAATAGATTGCATAGATAGGCCCACTGAAAGAAAGTACAAAGCGTGACAATAGAAGGAACAGACAACCACTTTGCAGCAAAGAATGAGGACCAATTGAGAACCGAAAACAGAAACTTAAGAACCAACAAGGCAAGATTGTTGATAGTTCCAAAAGGAAAAATGCTGTCATACTATGTTTCTCCTAACAGAATATGTAAATACATCTAGGtaaaacaacaaaagatgagGGTATTTCAAGTAGCAACAAATGGCACACATCAACACATTTTACACTCAGGCATGCAAACATGCATAGAAAAAGGCTGACAGTAGCATAAACTAAAAAGGAGCCATCTTACCTGATAGAAGCAGGATCATCTCTTGACCTTTCTGAGCTTCCTGCTACTTCAGGTGGCTGTGAAACAGTATACCCAGGAGAACTTCTTTGACTGCTTGATGGCTTTGAAGTATCTTCTTCTACAACTTCTTCAATAACAACACCTTTTCGCATGTTCACTCCTCCCCCTTCCCGTGCAAGTTTTTCTTCAGTATCTCTGCATTATGAATGGAATACATCACAGTGGTGTCAACTAAAGTTGCTAAACACATTTATTTACATCAGGAGTAAGCTGTATAGTGAAACCATACCTGAGAACATCAGCAATAGTTTCATCCTCAGGGGAAATTTCATGGGCTTTACTCAAGTCGGCAACAGCAGCCTGAAAGCACTTTCATGATTATTTCATGTAGAGTGTAGCAAGGGGGAAATCACAGAAGTGATTTGCGGTTAATAAAAAGACATGCCCACAAAAAGGATAAAGCAAAGCTTACCTCCAATTTTCCAAGTTCTTTATACGCTTGACCCCTCCGATAATATGCTTTAACATTGCTTGAATCATAAGTTAGAACCTGTAATCCATTTGATATCAATGAGTCAGTCTGTCAAGTAATAGAATAACTGCAATGATTTGGGGCACTCAATAGACAACACAATTTGTGTAAACACCATGACCTTCAAATGATCTAAACACCATAATACAatgctcagaaaaaaaaaggtatcaGATCCTAGAATTTGTTCAAATGAAAAGGTAGTAAATACACATGACCTAAACATACCTCTGAACCTTCGCTTATGCATTCGTCAAATTGTCCGGTCTTCAAGTAACAAGCCATTAAATTAAGAGTACATTGCAACTGCAGGGTATGCGCTGCGGACGATGGTATGTTTTTTAAATTATCCTTGGCCTGAACAAGAAAAGTACATATAGTTTAACAGTCAGGCCTTTCTGAAAAGCagtcaacattttttaaatggAAGCTTGATGTTCAGAACTCACAAGTTTGTATTTGCTGGCAGCATCCGAATACTGTCCCTGGTTATGAAGTTCATTTCCCTGAAGTCAAGAAAAATCAACAGGGTCATATACAATGGAAATTGGCAACATATATAGAAACCTGGAAGCCACTATATCAAATTAACTATGGTAATTGAGCGATAAAAAATTGTTATGTGTGAGCCAAATTTAACAGATGCAATGTAGTTCATTCAATATTTGTGCACTTTTATGCAATTGCAGCAGTTTACCTTGTTAGTCATAATGAACAAAGAACAATAGAGGGATGCACCGTTTCTTTTCACTAACCTGCTTCTTTAACATCTTGGCACCAGATATCGCGTACGACATTTGAGCGTCTGCTTGAGCCTTCATAGCAGCAAACTCCTCGGGCGTAGTGTTGGCAAGTTTCTCAGTCATATCACGCATGTCCTCTGGTCTTGCCTGATTCATCTGCTGTGCAGCTCGCCTTAAGTCCTCAGCTTTCATGTTCTTCATACTCTCAGAAGCCATCTTTAAGAGGTCCGGGTTGGACATCAGCTGCAGTTATCAAAGTTGCAACAAGGAAATAGTCAATCTCATGCCATCCACACCTCCTCAGGGCATAACAGACAACAATGAGTAAATAAAGCAGCAGAAGGGGAAAAAACATGTCAGGCGCCTCAAACTATAAAGCAGGGGATCCAATAAAGCAGGCATGCAGTCCAAAATGCTCCCTGAAACACTAACACCAGCTAGACCTTTGCATAAAACAGAGCAGACCCAGCCTAAACTGATGAAAGAGCATTGAAACTATAAGCCTGAATTAGGTACCACGCCATAAGCCTAAACTAGTGAGCAGAAGACCCAGCAACGGACGATCCTATTGCACTTAGCTTAGGCAGCAGCACGCGGTTGCTTGCGGGCAACACATGATTACGGGAAGAAAAACATTCCGTTGGCGTCACCAATCAAGCAAGTAAAACCGATTTAAACCCAACTACGCCTGGCGACGCGGCAGCCACACTCCCCGATTGACTCCAAATCAACGTGTGCATGCAATCCGGACTGGAGACCACGTCCCGCCGACGCCAGCCGCGCACAACACATACGTTCTCTGGCACGACTTGCAGTAAAccaaaaacagaaaaaaaaaatccaaatccaCCGAACGCTACCTCCCCCGATCTACGGCTGCCTAGGCGAAAGCGAAAAACCGCTCCGGCGAATCGGCTCGTAGGGAGGAAACACGCGGGACGGGATCCGGAGACGGGGGCTGACCTGCTGCTGCATCCTGGCGAGGTCGTCCGGCGACATGCGGCGCATCTGCTCCTGCGCCAGCCGCAGCATCTCCGGATCCatcatcgcggcggcggcgggatcgaGATCGGGGGCGGGAGCTCGCGGATTCGGGATGGGATTTGGTTGGGAGTTCGCTCGCTGGCTTCTCTCCTGCCTTCTgcgcctctttttttttttgactttttttttttccttcctcctgCCTGCGCGTCGTGTGCTTTcggggtggtggtggactggtgggcTGGTCGAGTATTAAATCTCTATTTATTAGGGGAGGGAGCGCATGGGAATAGGAAACGGATTTGAACCTTCCCGAGTCGGAAGCCCGCCCAAGAACCAACAAGAGGATGAGGCAGGCCGGGTTGGGCTCGGGTCGGACTCTGACGGGGGCCGGGGGGCGGGGGGAACGAGACAATGCTATCGTCAATGGGCCTTGTTGCATGTCGTCGTGGACTTTGGGTCATCGGTCCGCCTAGTCGGCTGAGCGTGCGTGTCAGCGTGTGGGTGGGGGACCACGCGCTGAGTCTCTTTTGTTCTCTTCTGGCTGGGCTGTCGGATCTCCTACCGTGCAAAAACAAGTTGCTGCATTCTGATGCTGCAGCATAGGAATGGAACATTTCTGATCAGTCTTTCCTGAAAAAGATTATATGAAAATTCTGTGCTACGTGGAAAGGTCCTTTCATCAACGGGGGCCAAGTTCTCTCAGTAAAATGTATTAAATCAATTTTAAGTATATAATAGATACATTACCATGACCGTATAATCTTCTgtgtaagggggtgtttgggaacaccgtgctaaactttagcacctgtcacatcggatgtttggacactaattaggagtattaaatatagtctaattataaaactaattgcacagatggagtctaattcgcgagacgaatctattaagcctaattagtcatgatttgacaatgtggtgctacagtaaccatttgctaatgatggattaattagccttaatagattcatctcgcgaattagactccatttgtgcaattagttttgtaattagctcatgtttagtccttctaattagcatccgaatatccgatgtgaccctgctaaattttagcaccttgtatccaaacaccccctaagttaaAACCGCTAGGTTGGCAACTTGATATAGATGCGCTAGTTGACATGTACTCTAAAA harbors:
- the LOC117843569 gene encoding outer envelope protein 61, which gives rise to MMDPEMLRLAQEQMRRMSPDDLARMQQQLMSNPDLLKMASESMKNMKAEDLRRAAQQMNQARPEDMRDMTEKLANTTPEEFAAMKAQADAQMSYAISGAKMLKKQGNELHNQGQYSDAASKYKLAKDNLKNIPSSAAHTLQLQCTLNLMACYLKTGQFDECISEGSEVLTYDSSNVKAYYRRGQAYKELGKLEAAVADLSKAHEISPEDETIADVLRDTEEKLAREGGGVNMRKGVVIEEVVEEDTSKPSSSQRSSPGYTVSQPPEVAGSSERSRDDPASIRPSQNYVSKSNPEGLSKLGMEGMSPELIKTATDMIGTMKPEELQKMFEVASSMNGTSSVGPNLGSNMPEMSPDMIKMASDMIGKMPPDELQNMMNFASQMGGPGGTPRRSENNFQPSSRATTSNSPLGSSSQTIQESPVELSNDQRMGQSSSSLPPSTADMQETMRNSMKDPATRQMMANMMKNMSPEMMANMSEQFGMKLSKEDAAKAQQAMSSLSPEDLDRMMRWMERAQKGVEVAKKTKNWLLGRRGLILAIVMLILAFIFHQLGFIGR